From Nicotiana tabacum cultivar K326 chromosome 15, ASM71507v2, whole genome shotgun sequence, the proteins below share one genomic window:
- the LOC107816701 gene encoding cis-abienol synthase, chloroplastic isoform X3 — translation MILGLRSKIIPLPDHKLGNIKLGSVTKDAICHRPCRVRCSHSTASSMEEAKERIRETFGKIELSPSSYDTAWVAMVPSRYSMNQPCFPQCLDWILENQREDGSWGLNPSHPLLVKDSLSSTLASLLALRKWRIGDNQVQRGLGFIETHGWAVDNKDQISPLGFEIIFPCMINYAEKLNLDLPLDPNLVNMMLCERELTIERALKNEFEGNMANVEYFAEGLGELCHWKEMMLRQRHNGSLFDSPATTAAALIYHQYDEKCFGYLNSILKLHDNWVPTICPTKIHSNLFLVDALQNLGVDRYFKTEVKRVLDEIYRLWLEKNEEIFSDVAHCAMAFRLLRMNNYEVSSEELEGFVDQEHFFTTSSGKLMNHVAILELHRASQVAIHERKDHILDKISTWTRNFMEQKLLDKHIPDRSKKEMEFAMRKFYGTFDRVETRRYIESYKMDSFKILKAAYRWFTDCKLEQVGLSQQYLYTSYFIIAAILFEPEYADARLAYAKYAIIITAVDDFFDCFICKEELQNIIELVERWEGYSTVGFRSERVRIFFLALYKMVEEIAAKAETKQGRCVKDHLINLWIDMLKCMLVELDLWKIKSTTPSIEEYLSVACVTIGVPCFVLTSLYLLGPKLSKDVIESSEVSALCNCTAAVARLINDIHSYKREQAESSTNMVSILITQSQGTISEEEAIRQIKEMMESKRRELLGMVLQNKESQLPQVCKDLFWTTINAAYSIHTHGDGYRFPEEFKNHINDVIYKPLNQYSP, via the exons ATGATACTTGGACTGAGAAGCAAAATCATACCACTTCCTGATCATAAGTTGGGAAATATCAAATTAGGTTCAGTAACCA AAGATGCAATTTGCCACAGACCATGTAGAGTAAGATGCAGCCACAGTACTGCTTCATCAATG GAAGAGGCAAAGGAGAGAATAAGGGAAACATTTGGAAAAATAGAGCTATCTCCTTCTTCCTATGACACAGCATGGGTAGCTATGGTCCCTTCAAGATATTCTATGAACCAACCATGTTTTCCTCAGTGCTTAGATTGGATTCTTGAAAATCAAAGAGAAGATGGATCTTGGGGCCTAAATCCTAGCCATCCATTGCTTGTAAAAGACTCCCTTTCTTCCACTCTAGCATCTTTGCTTGCCCTTCGCAAATGGAGAATTGGAGATAACCAAGTCCAAAGAG GCCTTGGCTTTATTGAAACGCATGGTTGGGCAGTCGATAACAAGGATCAGATTTCACCTTTAGGATTTGAAATTATATTTCCCTGCATGATCAACTATGCAGAGAAACTTAATTTGGATCTACCTTTGGATCCTAACCTTGTAAATATGATGCTCTGCGAACGTGAATTAACAATTGAAAG AGCCTTAAAGAATGAATTCGAGGGGAATATGGCAAATGTAGAATATTTTGCTGAAGGGCTCGGTGAATTATGTCATTGGAAAGAGATGATGCTTCGTCAGAGACACAACGGGTCGCTCTTTGATTCACCAGCCACTACTGCAGCTGCCTTGATTTACCATCAGTACGATGAGAAATGCTTTGGGTACTTGAACTCAATCTTGAAACTGCACGATAATTGGG TCCCCACTATTTGCCCTACAAAGATACATTCAAATCTCTTCTTAGTTGATGCCCTTCAAAATCTTGGAGTAGATCGGTATTTTAAAACAGAAGTCAAAAGAGTACTAGATGAAATATACAG GCTTTGgctagaaaagaatgaagaaatttTTTCAGACGTTGCTCATTGTGCCATGGCGTTTCGACTTTTACGGATGAATAACTATGAAGTTTCCTCAG AAGAACTTGAAGGATTTGTCGACCAAGAACATTTCTTTACAACATCAAGTGGGAAACTTATGAATCACGTTGCAATTCTCGAACTTCACCGAGCTTCACAGGTGGCTATTCATGAAAGGAAAGATCACATTTTAGATAAAATAAGTACTTGGACAAGGAATTTTATGGAGCAAAAACTCTTGGACAAGCACATCCCTGATAGGTCAAAGAAGGAG ATGGAATTTGCTATGAGGAAATTTTATGGCACATTTGATCGAGTGGAAACTAGACGTTACATCGAGTCATACAAAATGGACAGTTTTAAGATCTTAAAAGCGGCTTACAG GTGGTTCACAGATTGCAAACTCGAACAAGTAGGATTATCACAACAGTACTTATACACTAGTTACTTCATAATTGCTGCCATACTCTTTGAACCTGAATATGCTGATGCTCGTCTAGCATATGCAAAGTACGCCATAATAATAACAGCGGTGGATGATTTCTTCGATTGTTTTATTTGCAAAGAAGAACTGCAAAACATCATCGAATTAGTAGAGAG ATGGGAGGGATACTCAACCGTCGGATTCCGTTCAGAGAGGGTTAGAATTTTCTTTTTGGCACTTTACAAAATGGTAGAGGAAATTGCGGCAAAGGCGGAAACTAAGCAAGGTCGATGTGTCAAAGATCACCTTATTAACTTG TGGATTGATATGTTGAAGTGTATGCTGGTGGAATTGGACCTTTGGAAAATTAAATCAACTACCCCAAGCATAGAGGAGTACTTGTCTGTTGCATGTGTAACTATTGGTGTTCCATGTTTTGTTCTCACATCACTATATCTTCTTGGACCAAAACTGTCCAAGGATGTCATAGAAAGTTCTGAGGTCAGTGCCTTATGCAATTGTACAGCTGCTGTGGCCCGATTGATTAATGATATACACAGTTACAAG AGAGAACAAGCAGAAAGTTCAACAAATATGGTATCAATATTAATAACACAAAGTCAGGGAACTATCTCTGAAGAAGAGGCTATAAGACAGATAAAGGAAATGATGGAAAGTAAGAGAAGAGAGTTGCTAGGGATGGTTCTACAAAATAAAGAAAGCCAATTGCCACAAGTGTGCAAGGATCTTTTTTGGACGACAATCAACGCAGCTTATTCTATACATACACATGGCGATGGGTATCGCTTCCCAGAGGAATTCAAGAACCATATCAACGATGTAATTTACAAACCACTCAATCAATATTCCCCATAA
- the LOC107816701 gene encoding cis-abienol synthase, chloroplastic isoform X4 produces MILGLRSKIIPLPDHKLGNIKLGSVTKDAICHRPCRVRCSHSTASSMEEAKERIRETFGKIELSPSSYDTAWVAMVPSRYSMNQPCFPQCLDWILENQREDGSWGLNPSHPLLVKDSLSSTLASLLALRKWRIGDNQVQRGLGFIETHGWAVDNKDQISPLGFEIIFPCMINYAEKLNLDLPLDPNLVNMMLCERELTIERALKNEFEGNMANVEYFAEGLGELCHWKEMMLRQRHNGSLFDSPATTAAALIYHQYDEKCFGYLNSILKLHDNWVPTICPTKIHSNLFLVDALQNLGVDRYFKTEVKRVLDEIYRLWLEKNEEIFSDVAHCAMAFRLLRMNNYEVSSEELEGFVDQEHFFTTSSGKLMNHVAILELHRASQVAIHERKDHILDKISTWTRNFMEQKLLDKHIPDRSKKEMEFAMRKFYGTFDRVETRRYIESYKMDSFKILKAAYRSSGINNIDLLKFSEHDFNLCQTRHKEELQQMKRWEGYSTVGFRSERVRIFFLALYKMVEEIAAKAETKQGRCVKDHLINLWIDMLKCMLVELDLWKIKSTTPSIEEYLSVACVTIGVPCFVLTSLYLLGPKLSKDVIESSEVSALCNCTAAVARLINDIHSYKREQAESSTNMVSILITQSQGTISEEEAIRQIKEMMESKRRELLGMVLQNKESQLPQVCKDLFWTTINAAYSIHTHGDGYRFPEEFKNHINDVIYKPLNQYSP; encoded by the exons ATGATACTTGGACTGAGAAGCAAAATCATACCACTTCCTGATCATAAGTTGGGAAATATCAAATTAGGTTCAGTAACCA AAGATGCAATTTGCCACAGACCATGTAGAGTAAGATGCAGCCACAGTACTGCTTCATCAATG GAAGAGGCAAAGGAGAGAATAAGGGAAACATTTGGAAAAATAGAGCTATCTCCTTCTTCCTATGACACAGCATGGGTAGCTATGGTCCCTTCAAGATATTCTATGAACCAACCATGTTTTCCTCAGTGCTTAGATTGGATTCTTGAAAATCAAAGAGAAGATGGATCTTGGGGCCTAAATCCTAGCCATCCATTGCTTGTAAAAGACTCCCTTTCTTCCACTCTAGCATCTTTGCTTGCCCTTCGCAAATGGAGAATTGGAGATAACCAAGTCCAAAGAG GCCTTGGCTTTATTGAAACGCATGGTTGGGCAGTCGATAACAAGGATCAGATTTCACCTTTAGGATTTGAAATTATATTTCCCTGCATGATCAACTATGCAGAGAAACTTAATTTGGATCTACCTTTGGATCCTAACCTTGTAAATATGATGCTCTGCGAACGTGAATTAACAATTGAAAG AGCCTTAAAGAATGAATTCGAGGGGAATATGGCAAATGTAGAATATTTTGCTGAAGGGCTCGGTGAATTATGTCATTGGAAAGAGATGATGCTTCGTCAGAGACACAACGGGTCGCTCTTTGATTCACCAGCCACTACTGCAGCTGCCTTGATTTACCATCAGTACGATGAGAAATGCTTTGGGTACTTGAACTCAATCTTGAAACTGCACGATAATTGGG TCCCCACTATTTGCCCTACAAAGATACATTCAAATCTCTTCTTAGTTGATGCCCTTCAAAATCTTGGAGTAGATCGGTATTTTAAAACAGAAGTCAAAAGAGTACTAGATGAAATATACAG GCTTTGgctagaaaagaatgaagaaatttTTTCAGACGTTGCTCATTGTGCCATGGCGTTTCGACTTTTACGGATGAATAACTATGAAGTTTCCTCAG AAGAACTTGAAGGATTTGTCGACCAAGAACATTTCTTTACAACATCAAGTGGGAAACTTATGAATCACGTTGCAATTCTCGAACTTCACCGAGCTTCACAGGTGGCTATTCATGAAAGGAAAGATCACATTTTAGATAAAATAAGTACTTGGACAAGGAATTTTATGGAGCAAAAACTCTTGGACAAGCACATCCCTGATAGGTCAAAGAAGGAG ATGGAATTTGCTATGAGGAAATTTTATGGCACATTTGATCGAGTGGAAACTAGACGTTACATCGAGTCATACAAAATGGACAGTTTTAAGATCTTAAAAGCGGCTTACAG gTCTTCCGGTATTAACAACATAGACTTGCTAAAGTTCTCAGAACACGATTTTAACTTGTGCCAAACCCGACACAAAGAAGAACTTCAACAGATGAAAAG ATGGGAGGGATACTCAACCGTCGGATTCCGTTCAGAGAGGGTTAGAATTTTCTTTTTGGCACTTTACAAAATGGTAGAGGAAATTGCGGCAAAGGCGGAAACTAAGCAAGGTCGATGTGTCAAAGATCACCTTATTAACTTG TGGATTGATATGTTGAAGTGTATGCTGGTGGAATTGGACCTTTGGAAAATTAAATCAACTACCCCAAGCATAGAGGAGTACTTGTCTGTTGCATGTGTAACTATTGGTGTTCCATGTTTTGTTCTCACATCACTATATCTTCTTGGACCAAAACTGTCCAAGGATGTCATAGAAAGTTCTGAGGTCAGTGCCTTATGCAATTGTACAGCTGCTGTGGCCCGATTGATTAATGATATACACAGTTACAAG AGAGAACAAGCAGAAAGTTCAACAAATATGGTATCAATATTAATAACACAAAGTCAGGGAACTATCTCTGAAGAAGAGGCTATAAGACAGATAAAGGAAATGATGGAAAGTAAGAGAAGAGAGTTGCTAGGGATGGTTCTACAAAATAAAGAAAGCCAATTGCCACAAGTGTGCAAGGATCTTTTTTGGACGACAATCAACGCAGCTTATTCTATACATACACATGGCGATGGGTATCGCTTCCCAGAGGAATTCAAGAACCATATCAACGATGTAATTTACAAACCACTCAATCAATATTCCCCATAA
- the LOC107816701 gene encoding cis-abienol synthase, chloroplastic isoform X1, whose product MILGLRSKIIPLPDHKLGNIKLGSVTKDAICHRPCRVRCSHSTASSMEEAKERIRETFGKIELSPSSYDTAWVAMVPSRYSMNQPCFPQCLDWILENQREDGSWGLNPSHPLLVKDSLSSTLASLLALRKWRIGDNQVQRGLGFIETHGWAVDNKDQISPLGFEIIFPCMINYAEKLNLDLPLDPNLVNMMLCERELTIERALKNEFEGNMANVEYFAEGLGELCHWKEMMLRQRHNGSLFDSPATTAAALIYHQYDEKCFGYLNSILKLHDNWVPTICPTKIHSNLFLVDALQNLGVDRYFKTEVKRVLDEIYRLWLEKNEEIFSDVAHCAMAFRLLRMNNYEVSSEELEGFVDQEHFFTTSSGKLMNHVAILELHRASQVAIHERKDHILDKISTWTRNFMEQKLLDKHIPDRSKKEMEFAMRKFYGTFDRVETRRYIESYKMDSFKILKAAYRSSGINNIDLLKFSEHDFNLCQTRHKEELQQMKRWFTDCKLEQVGLSQQYLYTSYFIIAAILFEPEYADARLAYAKYAIIITAVDDFFDCFICKEELQNIIELVERWEGYSTVGFRSERVRIFFLALYKMVEEIAAKAETKQGRCVKDHLINLWIDMLKCMLVELDLWKIKSTTPSIEEYLSVACVTIGVPCFVLTSLYLLGPKLSKDVIESSEVSALCNCTAAVARLINDIHSYKREQAESSTNMVSILITQSQGTISEEEAIRQIKEMMESKRRELLGMVLQNKESQLPQVCKDLFWTTINAAYSIHTHGDGYRFPEEFKNHINDVIYKPLNQYSP is encoded by the exons ATGATACTTGGACTGAGAAGCAAAATCATACCACTTCCTGATCATAAGTTGGGAAATATCAAATTAGGTTCAGTAACCA AAGATGCAATTTGCCACAGACCATGTAGAGTAAGATGCAGCCACAGTACTGCTTCATCAATG GAAGAGGCAAAGGAGAGAATAAGGGAAACATTTGGAAAAATAGAGCTATCTCCTTCTTCCTATGACACAGCATGGGTAGCTATGGTCCCTTCAAGATATTCTATGAACCAACCATGTTTTCCTCAGTGCTTAGATTGGATTCTTGAAAATCAAAGAGAAGATGGATCTTGGGGCCTAAATCCTAGCCATCCATTGCTTGTAAAAGACTCCCTTTCTTCCACTCTAGCATCTTTGCTTGCCCTTCGCAAATGGAGAATTGGAGATAACCAAGTCCAAAGAG GCCTTGGCTTTATTGAAACGCATGGTTGGGCAGTCGATAACAAGGATCAGATTTCACCTTTAGGATTTGAAATTATATTTCCCTGCATGATCAACTATGCAGAGAAACTTAATTTGGATCTACCTTTGGATCCTAACCTTGTAAATATGATGCTCTGCGAACGTGAATTAACAATTGAAAG AGCCTTAAAGAATGAATTCGAGGGGAATATGGCAAATGTAGAATATTTTGCTGAAGGGCTCGGTGAATTATGTCATTGGAAAGAGATGATGCTTCGTCAGAGACACAACGGGTCGCTCTTTGATTCACCAGCCACTACTGCAGCTGCCTTGATTTACCATCAGTACGATGAGAAATGCTTTGGGTACTTGAACTCAATCTTGAAACTGCACGATAATTGGG TCCCCACTATTTGCCCTACAAAGATACATTCAAATCTCTTCTTAGTTGATGCCCTTCAAAATCTTGGAGTAGATCGGTATTTTAAAACAGAAGTCAAAAGAGTACTAGATGAAATATACAG GCTTTGgctagaaaagaatgaagaaatttTTTCAGACGTTGCTCATTGTGCCATGGCGTTTCGACTTTTACGGATGAATAACTATGAAGTTTCCTCAG AAGAACTTGAAGGATTTGTCGACCAAGAACATTTCTTTACAACATCAAGTGGGAAACTTATGAATCACGTTGCAATTCTCGAACTTCACCGAGCTTCACAGGTGGCTATTCATGAAAGGAAAGATCACATTTTAGATAAAATAAGTACTTGGACAAGGAATTTTATGGAGCAAAAACTCTTGGACAAGCACATCCCTGATAGGTCAAAGAAGGAG ATGGAATTTGCTATGAGGAAATTTTATGGCACATTTGATCGAGTGGAAACTAGACGTTACATCGAGTCATACAAAATGGACAGTTTTAAGATCTTAAAAGCGGCTTACAG gTCTTCCGGTATTAACAACATAGACTTGCTAAAGTTCTCAGAACACGATTTTAACTTGTGCCAAACCCGACACAAAGAAGAACTTCAACAGATGAAAAG GTGGTTCACAGATTGCAAACTCGAACAAGTAGGATTATCACAACAGTACTTATACACTAGTTACTTCATAATTGCTGCCATACTCTTTGAACCTGAATATGCTGATGCTCGTCTAGCATATGCAAAGTACGCCATAATAATAACAGCGGTGGATGATTTCTTCGATTGTTTTATTTGCAAAGAAGAACTGCAAAACATCATCGAATTAGTAGAGAG ATGGGAGGGATACTCAACCGTCGGATTCCGTTCAGAGAGGGTTAGAATTTTCTTTTTGGCACTTTACAAAATGGTAGAGGAAATTGCGGCAAAGGCGGAAACTAAGCAAGGTCGATGTGTCAAAGATCACCTTATTAACTTG TGGATTGATATGTTGAAGTGTATGCTGGTGGAATTGGACCTTTGGAAAATTAAATCAACTACCCCAAGCATAGAGGAGTACTTGTCTGTTGCATGTGTAACTATTGGTGTTCCATGTTTTGTTCTCACATCACTATATCTTCTTGGACCAAAACTGTCCAAGGATGTCATAGAAAGTTCTGAGGTCAGTGCCTTATGCAATTGTACAGCTGCTGTGGCCCGATTGATTAATGATATACACAGTTACAAG AGAGAACAAGCAGAAAGTTCAACAAATATGGTATCAATATTAATAACACAAAGTCAGGGAACTATCTCTGAAGAAGAGGCTATAAGACAGATAAAGGAAATGATGGAAAGTAAGAGAAGAGAGTTGCTAGGGATGGTTCTACAAAATAAAGAAAGCCAATTGCCACAAGTGTGCAAGGATCTTTTTTGGACGACAATCAACGCAGCTTATTCTATACATACACATGGCGATGGGTATCGCTTCCCAGAGGAATTCAAGAACCATATCAACGATGTAATTTACAAACCACTCAATCAATATTCCCCATAA